One window of the Dendropsophus ebraccatus isolate aDenEbr1 chromosome 12, aDenEbr1.pat, whole genome shotgun sequence genome contains the following:
- the LOC138770094 gene encoding nicotinamide N-methyltransferase-like — MASSSHKHYHVHGFDSRQHLEHYMSDKPDMVFKEDILKFPIENFAKTFAKGHIKGDVLIDLSLGSFVHHLYAASEFFKHILVLKVRDRCILELKRWLDTRTGAFHWGHATKHHADVHGKSEELEDKEGKVRSAVQHVVKCHLEKENMTDPIVLPPADCLISFWLIDNISKDQEDYVRYLRKFSKLLKPGGHLLLFGALEISYYTVGKDKIRTLTYDEEFVRKALAGEGFVIDDCKVKKRTAVSDLTDYKGMIFISAHKDK, encoded by the exons ATGGCGTCCAGCAGCCATAAGCACTATCATGTACACGGCTTTGATTCCAGACAACATCTGGAGCATTACATGTCAGATAAACCTGATATGGTCTTTAAAGAAGATATCCTGAAATTTCCTATTGAGAATTTTGCAAAAACCTTTGCTAAGG GTCATATTAAAGGAGATGTCCTGATTGATCTCAGCCTTGGTTCCTTTGTCCATCATCTGTATGCCGCAAGTGAGTTCTTCAAACACATCCTAGTGCTGAAGGTCAGAGACCGATGCATCCTGGAGCTGAAGAGATGGTTGGACACACGGACAGGAGCGTTTCATTGGGGACATGCTACAAAACATCATGCAGATGTACATGGAAAGAG TGAGGAGTTAGAGGACAAAGAAGGAAAAGTGAGATCAGCAGTTCAACATGTGGTGAAATGTCACCTTGAGAAGGAAAATATGACGGATCCCATAGTCTTACCACCAGCTGATTGCCTCATTAGTTTTTGGCTAATAGATAATATCAGCAAAGACCAAGAGGATTATGTCAGATATCTGAGGAAGTTCTCAAAGTTGCTGAAACCTGGAGGACACCTCCTATTATTTGGGGCTTTGGAGATATCATATTACACAGTCGGGAAAGACAAGATTCGTACTCTTACGTACGATGAGGAATTTGTCAGGAAAGCTCTAGCTGGAGAAGGATTTGTTATTGATGACTGTAAGGTTAAGAAGAGAACAGCTGTGAGTGACCTTACTGACTATAAGGGCATGATATTTATTTCGGCTCACAAGGATAAGTAG
- the LOC138768626 gene encoding nicotinamide N-methyltransferase-like, whose translation MDKGNQSNRHHCCHIKGDVLIDLSLGSMVHHLYAASDFFKHIIVLKLSRAAERIQLDARLLGRASGIPGAVSVRHTGCAGNERRRRADTENGLSDELQDKEGKVRSAVQHVVKCDLQKENMTDPIVLPPADCIISFWLLEAVSKDQEDYIRYLRKFSGLRKPGGHLILFGGLDITYYTVGKDRIRALGYNEEFVRKALAGEGFVIDNCNIKKRTNTSDLTDYKGMIFIAAHREK comes from the exons ATGGATAAAGGCAATCAGAGTAATAGACATCATTGCT GTCATATTAAAGGCGATGTCCTGATTGACCTCAGCCTTGGTTCCATGGTCCATCACCTGTATGCCGCAAGTGATTTCTTCAAACACATCATAGTGCTGAAG ctctcccgagcagccgagcgtatccaattagacgctcggctgctcgggagagcttcgggcatccccggcgcgGTCAGTGttcgtcacactggctgcgccgggaaCGAGAGAAGAAGACGCGCGGACACTGAGAACGGgctcag TGATGAGTTACAGGACAAAGAGGGAAAAGTGAGATCAGCTGTTCAACATGTGGTAAAATGTGACCTTCAGAAAGAAAATATGACGGATCCCATAGTCTTACCACCAGCCGATTGTATCATCAGTTTTTGGCTATTAGAGGCTGTCAGCAAAGACCAAGAGGATTACATCAGATATCTGAGGAAGTTCTCAGGGTTGCGGAAACCTGGAGGACACCTGATATTATTTGGGGGTTTAGATATAACATATTACACAGTTGGGAAAGACAGGATCCGTGCTCTTGGGTATAATGAGGAATTTGTCAGGAAAGCTCTAGCTGGAGAAGGATTTGTTATTGATAACTGTAACATTAAGAAAAGAACAAATACAAGTGACCTTACCGACTATAAGGGCATGATATTTATTGCGGCTCACAGGGAGAAGTAG